Below is a window of Humulus lupulus chromosome 9, drHumLupu1.1, whole genome shotgun sequence DNA.
AAAAACGACAACAAGTTAACAAGAACCAACAATATATCATAGAAAACAATaagaaaaatatcaattaaattgaaaaacGACAGTAGATAACAACAACAAAGTACGACTCCAGGTTTCTTGAAAAACTacagaaactaaaaaaaaaaacgttATTAATCCCTCCAACGACAATCTCACGAAAAACAGAAAACAAGACGAACGACATGAAAACTAAAAACGACATATGTTTTATAGAAAGAAACAAAAcgacaataaaagattagaacAGCTAGACTAGAGTTGGGCTTCGACGTAAGTCACGTAACACAGGCACACAACTACAACTTACAAGCGAAAGTAGTAAAACGATCGTCGTTTGAGATACTTAAACGACACGTCGTTCGTTCTCCAAAACAGcttaataaataaactaaaacatTATGTCTTGAAATCAAAATAACAAATTATGCCTTTGGTTATAATTTCTCACATATTATAATGGTCtcattaaaaaattaattcaacCCCAAAAAAATAATCATtcaacaatatttaaataaaaaatcatgCAACCCAAATAAAAGTGTACTACCCAACTCTTCAAATTTTCACATCGAAAGTCTGTGCGGTCTAGCCGAACCCGAACCCGATTCGGCCGATCTCAGCAGAGCCCGTGTCCGGAAAACGAAGAACCCGATGGTATGTCCACAAAGCGCGGCGATAAAAACGCCGCCGTTAAACGACATAACGGCGAGCATGACCAAGTAAGACATCCCGGAACGCACCGTATGAACCACAGTCCGAAGCAGCGACGCCGTTAGATCGGCGGAGCCGGGTCTGACGAGATCAGAGTGAGTTAGCCACTCAACTACGACGGCCATGGTGAACACGAAGACCAACGATAACCCGTACATGACGGAGTTGGACCCGGGCCAACCCCGGAAGAGTATCTCGGTGACGTGGCCCCAGAAGAATGTCATGTGCATTGGGATTCTTCCCCGGAAGTGAGTGCTTGCTGGTCCTGTGCCGTTGAACGCCGTCGCCGGTGAGGACCAGAAGCCGTGATTTGAAGTCATATCGCTGGATTCGGACATGGTTTTGATTTATATGATAGAGACGAGAagtgtataatatatatatatatgtatatataaagagTGATATTGCGGGTTCACGCTCTTTGCTTGACGAGTGTAAATTACTTTCTTTCGGGAATTTTTACAAACAACTTATGCTCAATAACATAATTAATACATTTCTTCAGTAAGAGTGTTAATAGGTGTGAGTTGATATACAAGAGGTGagcaaacaaattaaaataataactaaCAAATTAAATAGAATAtgttaattattttatcttttttaataattatttttaactaaAAACAACTTTATAAATTAGgttaaaaaaaggaaaaataattaaATGGAAATGAATGATTTTATCATCATAAATAAATGAAAGTGGGGGTTGGGAAGGAACAGTGTGATCGTAAAAAGAAAGACTCGTTTCCAAGCAATACCTGAGCCAAAGCTGTGACTACTGTACATGTACTATAAATTTATAAGACAACTTCTCTCAGAAACAAGTATCAAAATTCAATCATATATAAGAAATTAAAAAGTAATAGAGAAAGCAATTAAAGCTCTAGATATATGAACTAAAAACTAACAAGTGTGTCTAGCCTTTAATTAAAggttatttagttttatttttgttcCCGAACAAACACGAATACATTATTGTGCcttaattgtttcaaaatttaTCCCTAAATTATTCATAATACTATAAAGTAGGATTTCTGTTAAGTTTTATGTTGTATGGCTaacggattgatgatttgttgttAACACGTCAACCTCGTatgtataatttaaattaaaaatatatatttcttataaaatatttcaaaactcaaaataaaatatttttttttgaataaattcttaaaagactaattaaataaaattttcaaatattaaaacaaaataaaccgaaaatgatattttttttttacaaaacttaAACTAATCTGATTTAAACTTTATTATTTCTaccattattaaaaataaataatttaatttttccaaacaaaaaaaattagatgagttttaatttagttttttaatatttgaaaattttatttaattaatattttaagaattgaaaagaaaaaataatttaaaaatttttgaattatttttaattttaatattttataaatgtatatatgttttaattttaaattatttttacctTAAATTATACTCTGACATATCAATGATAAGTCAATCTATTAGCTACATATAAGATAAGATTTATCAGAAAAATCTATCAGAACTTATATTTCAACACTGTAAATAGTTTGGAgttaattttgaaggaaaaaaaaaaaagaatttgggACAAAAATCTTAAATAGCTTTAATTAAATTGGGCTAGTCAACTGTCCATGCATGACTCCATGCGCTGCAATTTGCCACCACGTAGATCAATGGTACAGATGATGTTGGATGATCTGTATACGTCTTCTAATGGAataactttttaaaataaaaagatttTTTTCAGCTCTTTTCTTGGATGGGGCTGGTATGAAAAATTAAGAGGAAAAATAGAATGAGATAGTTATCTTCTCATGTTCAATAGTTATAATCATAAATTTATAAgagaatatattattattttattagtttGTGTTTGTATTAAcgttaatatttaatattttattatttaattaatatattgtaTATGACTGTTTTGgtaaatatattacaaaaatagcataatatattaatttaattaaaaaaatagttttagtgAAACAATAGttactataaacatatattttttttattttagagttTTTTCAAGTGAAAATCAATTAATTAGATGATTTTATTCTACCAATACGATATTTTTATTCTAGAATTGATTCTATATGTATTGACTTAATTTTCCTCAAATAAAGAGAATGATAAAAGAGAGGGAAAGAATCTGATTTTTTAAGATTTGTGTTTGTTCATTGTAGGAAGGGGAGTGAGAGGAAAGAATCTGGTTTTTGTGGTTTTAAATTTTGTTCATAGTTTAGATAATAAGATTTGTTTGTGTGAGTAATTGTTacacaaagttttttttttttaaatgatgaaTAAAAATTGCAAAAAATATTAAAGAGCAAACAAGATTTCATTGATGTAAATTTATGAATGAATTACAAATGAGTGCAGAGCACTACATATACAATCAGGTGGTGAAGAAGGTTAGTTAATCAACTAACCGTACATTAGTTTGGACAAGAGAAAGAAAAACTAACTAGAGTCAAGAAAGGAGACCAACTCAACTAACTCCTAAGCTAACCAACTAACAACCAGAAAACAGAAAAGCAAAATAAACTAATTCCTAATACCCCCTCCTCAAGGTGGAGCGtatatgtcatatatacacatCTTGGCAATGTGAGAGCTAAGAACAGGAGAGGAGAGTGGTTTGGTAAAAGCATCGGCTAATTGAAGGGTGCTGGAACCAGGGATTAGTCTGATTGTTGAGTTGTTGATTTTGTCCCGGATGAAATGGCAATCTAGCTCGATGTGTTTGGTTCTTTCATGAAAGGTGGGATTGTTGGCAATATGAATTGCAGACTGATTGTCACAGTATATGAAGGTAGGAGTGTTTTAAGGAATTTGGAGGTCATGAAGTAAATATTGCAGACATGTAATCTCACTTGTTGTGGCAGCCAAAGCACGATACTCAGCTTCGGCTGAGCTCTTGGAAATCGTAGGTTGTTTCTTCGTTCTCCAAGAGATAAGACAGTCCCCGCGGAAGATGCAAAAACCAGTAGTTGATGGTCGAGTAACAGGGCAAGATGCCCAATCAGAGTCTGAGAATCCCTGTAAGTGTAAAGAAGAGTATAAAAGTCCTTGGCCTGGGTTCCCTTTGAGGTAATGAAGAAAGTGATGTGTGGCCTAAAGATGAGTGGTGCGAGGGGCTGAGATAAATTGGCTAAGACTATTGGCCGCATATGTGATATCAGGTCTAGATAACGTTAAGTACAGAAGTCGACCAATCAATTGTCGATAGGGAGAAGGATTGTCGAGTGGCTCTCCTTGTTCATTGTCAAGTGTGATGCGTGGATCCATGGGTGTTTTACTTGGTTTACTACCAATGTAACCCGTGTCTTCAAGAAGCTGAAGCGTATACTTTGTGAGAGAAAAAGGCCATCTTTTGCTCTTGCAATTTCAAAGCCAAGGAAATATTTGAGAGGTCTGAGTGCCTTGAGTTTAAATTGCTTGTTGAGAGAATCTTGCAACTGATGAAGCAGATGAATATTGGGTCTAGTAATTATTATGTCATCGACATAAATGAGTAGAGCGATGAAAGTGTCATTTGTTCCTTTAGTGAATAAGGTGTAATCTGCCTGGGACTGCTGGAAACCTTCAAAGATGAGAGCATCCGAGAGCTTCTTGTATCATTTCTTGGAAGATTGTTTGAGTCCATATACTGATTTATACAGCTTGTATACCAGGTTTGTATCTGCACAAGAAGAGGAAGGCAAAGTGAGTCCTTTAGCACTACAACAAATTCTactttcaatgactccctacaatgtcttacaccattggtgtaagacattaaaaattagaagggattttaaatggctaatggtgtaagacattgaaagtgcatattaatggttacaattggaagacattaaaaatagtggaagacgttggaaataggctggtagtgatttatgggtacatccaacgtctcccgctgggagacgtgggacacttggcacgtctcccagtgggagacgttggatgtgcatgggagcacatccaacgtctcccaatgggagacgtgccacgtgtcccacgtctcccagtgggagacgttggatgtctccacttataaaacaaacatatcagCCTTCTTCTTCCTCACACGAACCCGAGAGCAAACCAAAGAAGAATTGGGCGATTTGGGGCTGCgtttttagggttctaaggtaagtttttttttattttcttgatttttagttaattattttgcaaataaatcataggttttgcattaggatgagtaatatacatgattttgtgttagttttacatttttatgcatttttttatatacattgtatgtttttgtggtttttcaatgaaagtttttagggatttatgattttttagttttttttttaatttaacctatcacattgtatatatttcattagagtatatatgttcatgattttttaaaatttttatcaatttttatttcgaaatttagatatatttttgtatatttgaattttttttttaaattgtaactattttgttatatatatagttatgttaaactaaatttattaaataatttataaaatagaaatatattaaaatttttatgtttttgtttattattaagtttttaggttatgaaattttatattgattttttgttgaggttataattagcggcacattgggattttttttatttgtttaccaatatcatttactattattagatatttagtgatatttttttagtaatgtttaacatattaattaatttaatttcataggttgtgatttttgtggtgagattttagagagtattttgcatcaaaattccaatatcaatcacacatttgaggtaattaagtttctaaaattacaataatacgttatatattgctagatatttagtgatgttttatttattatttattaatttaattttattggtttgtggatttaatagcgaatttgattactaagtgaagtaactttgctagcttttggattaaagattgcaagaggtacatatatattctcttacttctacttttaatattattaaacaaatgttagaggagtttgaatatcttaaatattcatccatagtgaagtaggttctgagattaaaattgtgtgctgcggtgataacggaaggttgagaacttgtgtgtattagtgaagtaggttctgataaattttactgtgtgctgcggagctataaggaataaatttattgtgtgttgtttgaagtgtttgttttgctattcacatgcagatggttaggtcactattataggggaaatgctgcccgattttatctaggataataaacaattagttttatatagacattctataaggaagaaacttattgtatgttgtttgaattgtttgttttgatattcacatgcagatggttaggtcactattataggggaaatgctgcccgattttatctaggataataaaaaattagttttatatagacatacaactttatcacgtgcttatttagtattgtttcttttcttttccatagacataggagaatatatggataaacagtggatgtcagcgaataggttatctgcggaatttaggaacggggtcgatttgttcttaaggttttgttcggaaaatgtgaaagacccaaattttacttattgtccatgtcttaagtgtggaaatgttaaaaagatggatcttaaaaagattaaagaacacttatatttcaatgggatcgacaagagttacacaatttggtattaccatggggagatagctccgattgctccaactctgccaagtagaccaaaaggagtgaggaggaatatagtggaggagaactgggatccattagatgaaatgattgacgacgcacattatggatcaggagtagacccaaataagtttgagacactccttagtgatgccgagaaaccaatttaccctggttgtacaagatttacaaaattatctgcgcttcttaggttgtacaatctaaaagctaaacatggctggagtgataaaagcattactgagttatttggtttcttgaaggagttattgcctgaagttaatgaaattccaatttcattttatgaggcaaagaagacattatgctcattaggcatgcagtacgaaaaaattcatgcatgtcctaatgattgcatattgtatcgaaatagttttgcagacgcaaaatcgtgtcctacttgtggtgagtcacgatggaaaatgaaaagaaatggtgacgatgtcaaggaaggagtacctgccaaagttttgtggtaccttccgcccattcctcgtttcatccgattgtttagaaatgccgaacatgctaaaagtttgtcgtggcatgctaatgaaagaataaaggatggtaaattaagacatccagctgacacccttgcttggaagagagttgatttgaagtggccttcttttggaaatgaatctcgtaatattcgtctaggtctttcgactgatgggtttaatccgcacgcatcccttagcagtaagtatagttgttggcctgttatgcttgttatttacaatctacccccatggttgtgtatgaagagaaagtttacgatttcgaccttgttgatatcaggacctaaacaacctggtaatgatattgacgtctatctagctcctcttatagatgacttgaaaactttgtgggatgaaggggttaaggtttatgatgcatataggcaggaagaatttaatcttagagcggtcttattgtggacaattaatgactttcctgcttatggaaatttatctgggtttagtgtgaaaggatataaagcttgccccgtttgtcaagaaaaaacatgttctgaatacttgaaacactctcggaaaatatgttatatgggacataggaagttcttgcctaatacgcataaacttcggacttggaagaaggcattcaatggtaaacaagagtttgaagaggctcctgagccattgaatgggatccaagtacttgagaatatgtctaaaattgtgttcaagttagggaagcccaaagttcgtacacctacaaagatgaaacgtagtcgcaaggccaaggttgtggaagagccaaaagggtgttataaaaagaaatctgttttctttgaacttgaatattggcctttcttacttatacgtcataatttagatgttatgcacatagagaaaaatgtatgtgatagtttgattggcactttgttgaatattcctgggaaaactaaggatggaattaaggctagacaagacttggttgcaatgggtataagggatgaattgactccaaaaccagataagagacgaacatatttacctcctgcagcttacactcttactaaagaggaaagaatggaaatttgcagatgtttgtttaatataaaagttccagacggatattcctcaaatataaggtcattggtagacatgaaaagttgtattctgactggcatgaaatctcacgattgtcatattctaatgcaacatttgctaccagtggccattcgatctgtgtttcctaggagagttcgagatgtaatcacaaggttatgcttgtttttcaagtcactgtgttgtaaggtgattgatctgCTAAAGTTACcttaagttaagagatgaaattgttgaggtattgtgtgagttagagaaatatttcccgccggcattttttgatataatgatccatttgacagttcacttggttagagaactaagatattgtggcccagtttatttaagatggatgtatccatttgagcgatatatgaagattcttaaggggtatgttaggaatagaagtcggccggaaggatgcatcgtcgaatgttatattgcagaagaggcagttgaattttgttctgaatacatgactggtgtacagaaaattgggttaaatgatgttgaaaatgttgagattcagagtcgtcgtggtagcgttgtatgcacagtaagtcgagatcttctagatgaagcgcatcgtcttgtgttgcagaatataaatgaaattcaaccttatatcgagtgagttatactcatataatacattaagtttaagttgtgtaatttcgtatattcaattgtttaacaacatatttataattgaagggaacattttaattggataaagaccaaatttccatccaagtcaaggaactcaaaatggttacaagacgaacattatcgaacttttagtagttggatagaacaaaaggtaaattgtgttgattatttaaagttgtcattaattagtacttaattacaaggtgacattttttgttgtttttggtatgttgatttgataggttgtgtcagaattacaaaacaaatcaaataaggtttcagacattgttaagtggatttctcgaggaccttcagttaatgtcatcaagttttcatcatacatgattaacggtactctatttaacactagggagcgcgataacaacagaaacacacaaaacagtggtgttagccttgttgctaaaactgtgcaagtctctagtgcaaaagataaaaatccagttgaatgtgatatggctttttatggagtagttaatgaaatttgggagttagattatatcacaactcgagtacctgttttcttttgtgattgggtgaaaagtgacagcggcataatatatgaagattttggtttcacattagttaatctaaatcgaattgggcacaaatctgatcgatttatattagcttcacaagcgaaacaagtattttatgtgaatgatccttcagacaaccaatggtcaattgttcttccaacgcaaacaagagaatggaacattaaagatggtgatttacatgatatacctctcggagaagaacttgtcacattcaccgcaatagaagataatgacgaagttaatgatgattgtatttgtttccgtgaaaatggtgaaggattgtgggttgatgataatgggtcttgaggtaccatttaataggtttcatatgtttatgatatgtgaaattcttagttgttatcacaatgtgtttcatcttttgattatgagtgtccaaaattgttataataatgatatttatgtttcacagatggaggctgatccttttggtggtagttctgatgagggagAGCAGTGCCCTAATTCTCAGTCAGTGGAGCAAGAAAATAAATctgtgagaggacgtacatggatgtctagaaacatcaaaaaaaggagtgaaggacatcttactcctgttgaatacaatgagtatggtcaactagtgggtggatctagaagtaatgtttcatcacagcttggatcagttgttcgagcaactgtgtccatcaacattaacagttggaaagatgttagtgtggtggataaaaataaaatatgggacacaatgaaggtatatttttattaattatatttcatttaatgtttttaaaatatatattattttgataatatgcttcttattactttcaaacttgcagaaaacttatgatttggaccccaaacaaaagcaacagatgttgaaggatgcgggaaagtacttccgaaattggaagactaatcttactagggtacacgtttacgacgctttgaaaaaaatacccaaatgagttcccgccagctttgccatttggatttgagaatgtcataactccggatgaatggttagcgtttgtgaactcaagattaactcccgagtggcaaagaaagagagaggagatgcaaaattatcgagcactgaataaatacaatcacaacctctctagaggaggctatgtgcgtattgaagagatgttaatggaacaaagtgggaaaagtctgactgaacttgatagggcagatttatggagcatgggtcgtcggaatgcaaaaggagagctaattggagaggcctctgagattcaaaaaaatattgtaagtgctcatatttaataatgttgatatgtcaaattattagcttatatatatataactttctgtgaatattgtttcacaggatcattaccggcaactccaagctgagggtaaatgggcacctgatggccctgatgatgtgctgacgagggcgttgggcactcctgagcctcgaggacgtgttagggctggaggacacggtgtgtcccgctcagtatattggaatactccaacacctacctcaacgaaaaataaatcaaaagcctcttcttcgaatgacgacattagaaaggaatttgaagaaagatttcgaaaacaagaagaagagcatcgtcaacaagcacaacgcctagaagagcgccttcaacaacaagatgagctcttgagaaaattattggcccaacagagcgggtcaggatctaacgttggagtcccaccagcgccatcatcatactatgtgcccgacccaccagtgccaccagcgcaggcgtcctactatactccggacccagtagtgcctcaagcagaacaccacattgttgcactacaaccgcttttgcaagaggtaattaaactttcttgaatattctgaaaccaaataaatttctttactgcttcaacatgattatttgtatataatatgtttcttatgcagggccgagcatgccaattagcaattggttcggtttcaaacattgttgcatcaggtacactcattgaaagagaggcaggcaacaacttccaagttatgattacgagtgttcttaagccaacctgtcctctcccttttgcatatcctgatttggacatgtacatagttgctcaggccattgggacgccaatagcgtggcctaaggattttgtcattatatctgaagatgtaactcatgaggtgatgccatgtttttacataattatctttacaattctatatttgtttgtaatttttttaattgttgatataattgtatacagactccctctacaagtaggaccagatcacaacgaccaagagctccatcaacacaacaacctcgagaaagaagacgacaacaaactcctccaacacaattggcccaaactccattggaacgattacagaatatcgtatctcattgggatgatggcgagtgtgtcaatctaggcatagagtctgaagtttttgatcaggatatgtctcactgttatatatttaaggatgacatacttcagtttgctcgaaaggagaagattggacaagcagtactcgtcagctacatgaggtatatatctgacaaataagtttgttcatttaattttctaatttgatttattcattcatataacaatttttcatatttttgtattaggttcatttacagatatgtggtacaacaaggtcgccaaaataagtttttatttgtcaatcctaatatcgtcgccactcaagggagttcattcgacgatcgtgttcagaatctgttcagacgttgcaatgacgtaaaatcaaaagaacaagttatgcttgtcccttggaaccatgggtaagtttaaaaacttgtcatttttccgacccatatcaataatttctttgtttaacatttgagctataatttttttgttttttttatacagtgaacattggatgttgcttattttggcaccatatgcatatcatgtttattgttgtgatccggtgaattcagagctaaataaccgtgaggagattgtatcagtgatcgtcagcgctttcaatctttttttctctatgaatcttcctgatgtcgagatccctgatactctacgcattaagcaacctcaggtaagtaactttagcagaaatttttgaacatttataataattaagtagaataatatgtatgcattttttaaaaagtttcaatttaataataaattactcatatttttaaataattagtgtccacaccaaccggacaatgtggcatgtggatactacttaatgaggatgttgaaggatttgattgagtatgcgagtcctgggcattacttgagaacggtattattaattaaaatttacaaattatttttgaaactataaatgcaatcaaataattaattaatatattttactttatatttcttgcagctaacaagcacatcatatacagaggcacaaattgatgagttgcgacaagaatgggcgacatatatgttgccgataatccaaagttaccgacctcgttgataggtttttttttttaattttttaactctttcttcatacacaatgcaatatttgttcattttgaatatttctaacaaatattgtatttcttgtatatatctaacaaatatatttttttcttccaatttaattgattattaaattaatttaaatttagattaaaataatttaaatttaaattaatattatttcaatttaattaattattaaattaataatattaattattaaattaattaataattaatattaatttaataattaattaataattaatattaatttaataattaattaattattaaattaatttaataatattaaattaattaatattaattattcaatttaaattaataatattaattataaatttatttaatttatttaatttattttttttaaatgtgggagactttcaatgtctcccattaggagaggtgggagactttcaatgtctcccaatgggagaggtgggagacttctcacgtctcccaatgggagaggtggaaagtcaacatttgactttccacctctcccattgggagacatgGGAAatcactcacctctcccaatgggagacgtgggatgtctcctagggacttcccacgtctcccattgggagaggtgagtgacttcccacgtctcccaatgggagaggtggaaagtcaacgtttgactttccacctctcccagtgg
It encodes the following:
- the LOC133802513 gene encoding copper transporter 6-like, translated to MSESSDMTSNHGFWSSPATAFNGTGPASTHFRGRIPMHMTFFWGHVTEILFRGWPGSNSVMYGLSLVFVFTMAVVVEWLTHSDLVRPGSADLTASLLRTVVHTVRSGMSYLVMLAVMSFNGGVFIAALCGHTIGFFVFRTRALLRSAESGSGSARPHRLSM
- the LOC133800342 gene encoding uncharacterized protein LOC133800342, with the protein product MQNYRALNKYNHNLSRGGYVRIEEMLMEQSGKSLTELDRADLWSMGRRNAKGELIGEASEIQKNIDHYRQLQAEGKWAPDGPDDVLTRALGTPEPRGRVRAGGHGVSRSVYWNTPTPTSTKNKSKASSSNDDIRKEFEERFRKQEEEHRQQAQRLEERLQQQDELLRKLLAQQSGSGSNVGVPPAPSSYYVPDPPVPPAQASYYTPDPVVPQAEHHIVALQPLLQEGRACQLAIGSVSNIVASGTLIEREAGNNFQVMITSVLNCNGCQRLMAEIASKSLNVTILATGEKVSKKSSPSCCV